One Rosa chinensis cultivar Old Blush chromosome 5, RchiOBHm-V2, whole genome shotgun sequence genomic region harbors:
- the LOC112163897 gene encoding WUSCHEL-related homeobox 3, with the protein MSPAANFSASFSSSSSSRWCPTPEQLMILEEMYRAGVRTPNASQIQQITAQLSFYGKIEGKNVFYWFQNHKARDRQKLRRKLCKQLQLQQQQLYHNYYHCQHHHQQQLMLNQQSLLGYLDQSPSASSVLHQPLCCHHHNLSAGFLPQVGVEDALMNYTRKVHEIPAAAERLEMEKSVLNMYGHDWMMTTKKTMDVGPPASPACCTRSAAAATPRPLKTLQLFPIKSPNLRSEDHEEEESTSTPSNPA; encoded by the exons ATGTCTCCTGCAGCTAATTTttctgcttctttttcttcttcttcatcctcaagATGGTGCCCAACCCCAGAGCAACTGATGATCCTTGAAGAGATGTACAGGGCTGGAGTCAGAACTCCAAATGCTTCCCAAATCCAACAAATCACTGCCCAGCTCTCTTTCTATGGAAAGATTGAGGGCAAGAATGTGTTCTACTGGTTCCAAAACCACAAGGCAAGGGACAGACAAAAGCTTAGGAGGAAGCTTTGCAAGCAACTTCAACTTCAACAGCAACAACTCTATCATAATTATTACCATTGTCAACATCATCATCAACAGCAGCTAATGCTCAACCAGCAGAGCCTTCTAGGTTACCTTGATCAGTCCCCTTCTGCTTCTTCTGTTCTTCATCAGCCGCTTTGTTGTCATCATCATAACTTATCAGCTGGCTTTCTTCCTCag GTGGGAGTTGAAGATGCATTGATGAACTACACGCGCAAGGTCCATGAAATCCCAGCGGCAGCAGAGAGATTGGAGATGGAGAAGTCGGTGCTGAACATGTATGGCCATGATTGgatgatgacgacgaagaagacGATGGATGTGGGCCCACCCGCATCACCTGCATGTTGTACCAGATCAGCTGCTGCTGCTACTCCTAGACCCCTTAAAACACTCCAACTCTTCCCCATCAAGTCCCCTAATCTCAGATCTGAAGatcatgaagaagaagaatctacATCTACACCATCCAACCCGGCCTAG
- the LOC112202343 gene encoding putative respiratory burst oxidase homolog protein H isoform X1, translating into MNISENEGKEDPSKWGLQNIEIDPMVEAPLNHSNDTALKRTNSSVRRRNAFQGNVRGGMGRIRSLHFLNIKGKESDAWKPMEKRFNQYAVDNRLSRDNFGTCIGMGGRESKDFAGQLFDALCRRRRINVNDGITCEEFRLFWEDLTNEDSEARLQIFFDMCDKNGDGKLSEEEVTEVIVLSASTNKLANLKQQAASYAALIMEELDPDHLGYIEMWQLETLLREMAMAETEVKPKLCKKTQTLARAMIPRRYRNPMSKFVSTTTEHVYENWRKIWVISLWLAVNVGLFAWKYRQYQKNPLFKIMGRCLCFAKGAAETLKFNMALILIPVCRGTLTVLRSTFLSNLIPFDDNINFHKLIALGITIGTGIHGIVHLTCDFPRLISCPRGQFLDIAGRYFNSVQPSYMDLVTTTPGITGIIIIVIMAFSFTLALNSLRKSAINLPGPLKNWIGFNSFWYSHQMLGLAYMLFIIHGFFLIFQDQWYKKTTWMYVSVPVLLYATERLVTLLQEYSHPVSVIKAITYTGNVLALYLSKPPGFKYESGMYMFLKCPDLSNFEWHPFTITSAPGDDYLSVHIRALGDWTTELRNIFSEVSSQLQCTQTTRKGTLIRTETRVKSKKHELEGNYDPEQPVYPKIVVKGPFGAPAQNYTKYDILLLIGLGIGATPFISIAKDIINRISYRYGQRPESAHGSEERSLETVLSTHQLETNTRTPERAYFYWLTREQGSFEWFKGVMDDIAEYDNHQVIEMHTYLTSVYEEGDARSALITMVQKLQHAKNGVDVVSESRIRTHFSRPNWRKVFSDLAAAHQSSRIGVFYCGSPTLIKTLKELCLEFSLNSSTRFQFHKENF; encoded by the exons ATGAACATCTCAgaaaatgaaggtaaggaggaCCCATCAAAATGGGGGCTTCAAAACATCGAAATTGATCCCATGGTTGAGGCGCCTTTAAATCATTCCAATGACACTGCATTGAAAAGGACCAATAGCAGTGTCAGGAGGAGAAATGCGTTTCAGGGAAATGTTCGTGGTGGCATGGGAAGGATTAGGAGCCTACATTTTCTTAATATCAAAGGGAAGGAATCAGATGCTTGGAAGCCTATGGAGAAGCGCTTTAATCAATATGCAGTTGATAATAGGCTGAGTAGGGACAACTTTGGGACCTGCATTG GAATGGGTGGACGAGAATCGAAGGACTTTGCAGGCCAACTGTTTGATGCATTatgtaggaggaggaggataaATGTAAACGATGGGATTACTTGTGAAGAATTCAGGTTGTTTTGGGAAGACTTGACTAATGAAGACTCCGAAGCCCGGCTTCAGATATTCTTTGACAT GTGTGACAAGAACGGTGACGGGAAGCTGTCGGAGGAGGAGGTGACGGAG GTTATAGTTTTGAGTGCCTCCACGAACAAGTTGGCAAATCTTAAACAGCAAGCAGCATCATATGCAGCTTTGATCATGGAAGAGCTTGATCCTGACCACCTCGGATATATAGAG ATGTGGCAGTTAGAAACTCTACTTAGGGAAATGGCAATGGCTGAGACTGAAGTAAAACCAAAACTTTGCAAGAAAACCCAGACTCTCGCAAGAGCCATGATTCCCAGAAGATACAGGAATCCTATGAGCAAATTCGTATCTACTACCACAGAACATGTTTATGAAAACTGGAGGAAAATATGGGTTATTTCGTTGTGGTTAGCAGTAAACGTGGGCCTCTTTGCTTGGAAATACCGCCAGTACCAGAAAAATCCGTTATTCAAAATCATGGGTCGATGCCTCTGCTTTGCAAAGGGTGCTGCTGAGACCCTCAAGTTCAACATGGCTCTCATTCTCATTCCAGTTTGTAGGGGAACTCTTACAGTCCTTAGATCAACATTTTTAAGTAACTTGATCCCTTTTGATGACAATATCAATTTCCATAAGTTGATTGCATTGGGGATAACAATCGGGACTGGTATACATGGAATCGTGCATCTAACTTGCGATTTTCCAAGATTGATTTCATGTCCAAGGGGTCAGTTCTTGGACATTGCCGGGCGTTATTTCAATTCTGTGCAGCCAAGTTACATGGATCTGGTTACAACTACTCCAGGCATAACTGGGATTATCATAATTGTTATAATGGCATTTTCCTTCACTCTCGCCCTAAACTCACTCAGGAAAAGTGCCATCAACTTGCCGGGGCCTCTCAAGAATTGGATAGGGTTTAATTCCTTCTGGTATTCACACCAAATGCTGGGATTGGCATATATGCTCTTCATCATACACGGTTTTTTCTTAATATTTCAGGATCAATGGTACAAGAAGACG ACATGGATGTATGTATCAGTTCCAGTATTATTGTATGCAACTGAACGTTTGGTCACACTTCTTCAAGAATATTCACACCCTGTCTCTGTCATTAAG GCGATAACTTATACAGGAAATGTTCTCGCACTGTACTTGAGCAAACCTCCAGGATTCAAGTACGAAAGTGGAATGTACATGTTTCTCAAGTGTCCTGATCTATCAAATTTCGAATG GCATCCTTTCACCATCACTTCTGCCCCGGGAGATGATTACTTGAGTGTCCACATCCGAGCTCTGGGAGACTGGACTACAGAGCTCAGAAACATCTTCTCTGAG GTCAGCAGTCAGCTTCAATGTACTCAGACTACTAGAAAAGGAACCCTTATTAGAACAGAAACTAGAGTGAAATCAAAAAAGCATGAACTTGAAGGAAACTACGATCCTGAACAACCAGT ATATCCGAAGATTGTAGTAAAGGGACCCTTTGGAGCCCCTGCTCAGAATTACACCAAGTATGACATCTTATTGCTCATAGGTCTTGGAATTGGAGCAACTCCTTTCATCAGCATCGCAAAAGATATCATAAACCGTATAAGCTATAGATATGGTCAAAGGCCT GAGTCAGCACATGGCAGTGAAGAAAGAAGCTTAGAAACTGTGCTAAGCACCCACCAACTTGAAACGAATACAAGGACTCCAGAAAGGGCCTACTTTTATTGGTTAACAAGGGAACAAGGTTCCTTTGAATGGTTTAAAGGCGTCATGGATGATATTGCAGAGTATGACAACCAT CAAGTGATAGAAATGCACACCTACTTGACAAGCGTCTACGAAGAAGGAGATGCACGGTCTGCGCTTATTACCATGGTACAGAAACTGCAACATGCTAAGAATGGGGTCGATGTTGTCTCAGAAAGTCGG ATAAGGACACATTTTTCAAGACCTAATTGGAGAAAGGTGTTTTCGGACTTGGCTGCAGCTCATCAATCGTCTCGAATAG GCGTCTTCTACTGTGGAAGTCCAACACTGATTAAAACACTAAAGGAGCTCTGCCTAGAATTTAGCTTAAATTCATCAACCCGATTCCAGTTCCACAAGGAGAATTTCTAG
- the LOC112202343 gene encoding putative respiratory burst oxidase homolog protein H isoform X2 — MNISENEGKEDPSKWGLQNIEIDPMVEAPLNHSNDTALKRTNSSVRRRNAFQGNVRGGMGRIRSLHFLNIKGKESDAWKPMEKRFNQYAVDNRLSRDNFGTCIGMGGRESKDFAGQLFDALCRRRRINVNDGITCEEFRLFWEDLTNEDSEARLQIFFDMCDKNGDGKLSEEEVTEVIVLSASTNKLANLKQQAASYAALIMEELDPDHLGYIEMWQLETLLREMAMAETEVKPKLCKKTQTLARAMIPRRYRNPMSKFVSTTTEHVYENWRKIWVISLWLAVNVGLFAWKYRQYQKNPLFKIMGRCLCFAKGAAETLKFNMALILIPVCRGTLTVLRSTFLSNLIPFDDNINFHKLIALGITIGTGIHGIVHLTCDFPRLISCPRGQFLDIAGRYFNSVQPSYMDLVTTTPGITGIIIIVIMAFSFTLALNSLRKSAINLPGPLKNWIGFNSFWYSHQMLGLAYMLFIIHGFFLIFQDQWYKKTTWMYVSVPVLLYATERLVTLLQEYSHPVSVIKAITYTGNVLALYLSKPPGFKYESGMYMFLKCPDLSNFEWHPFTITSAPGDDYLSVHIRALGDWTTELRNIFSEVSSQLQCTQTTRKGTLIRTETRVKSKKHELEGNYDPEQPVYPKIVVKGPFGAPAQNYTKYDILLLIGLGIGATPFISIAKDIINRISYRYGQRPLTYAGVSTWQ, encoded by the exons ATGAACATCTCAgaaaatgaaggtaaggaggaCCCATCAAAATGGGGGCTTCAAAACATCGAAATTGATCCCATGGTTGAGGCGCCTTTAAATCATTCCAATGACACTGCATTGAAAAGGACCAATAGCAGTGTCAGGAGGAGAAATGCGTTTCAGGGAAATGTTCGTGGTGGCATGGGAAGGATTAGGAGCCTACATTTTCTTAATATCAAAGGGAAGGAATCAGATGCTTGGAAGCCTATGGAGAAGCGCTTTAATCAATATGCAGTTGATAATAGGCTGAGTAGGGACAACTTTGGGACCTGCATTG GAATGGGTGGACGAGAATCGAAGGACTTTGCAGGCCAACTGTTTGATGCATTatgtaggaggaggaggataaATGTAAACGATGGGATTACTTGTGAAGAATTCAGGTTGTTTTGGGAAGACTTGACTAATGAAGACTCCGAAGCCCGGCTTCAGATATTCTTTGACAT GTGTGACAAGAACGGTGACGGGAAGCTGTCGGAGGAGGAGGTGACGGAG GTTATAGTTTTGAGTGCCTCCACGAACAAGTTGGCAAATCTTAAACAGCAAGCAGCATCATATGCAGCTTTGATCATGGAAGAGCTTGATCCTGACCACCTCGGATATATAGAG ATGTGGCAGTTAGAAACTCTACTTAGGGAAATGGCAATGGCTGAGACTGAAGTAAAACCAAAACTTTGCAAGAAAACCCAGACTCTCGCAAGAGCCATGATTCCCAGAAGATACAGGAATCCTATGAGCAAATTCGTATCTACTACCACAGAACATGTTTATGAAAACTGGAGGAAAATATGGGTTATTTCGTTGTGGTTAGCAGTAAACGTGGGCCTCTTTGCTTGGAAATACCGCCAGTACCAGAAAAATCCGTTATTCAAAATCATGGGTCGATGCCTCTGCTTTGCAAAGGGTGCTGCTGAGACCCTCAAGTTCAACATGGCTCTCATTCTCATTCCAGTTTGTAGGGGAACTCTTACAGTCCTTAGATCAACATTTTTAAGTAACTTGATCCCTTTTGATGACAATATCAATTTCCATAAGTTGATTGCATTGGGGATAACAATCGGGACTGGTATACATGGAATCGTGCATCTAACTTGCGATTTTCCAAGATTGATTTCATGTCCAAGGGGTCAGTTCTTGGACATTGCCGGGCGTTATTTCAATTCTGTGCAGCCAAGTTACATGGATCTGGTTACAACTACTCCAGGCATAACTGGGATTATCATAATTGTTATAATGGCATTTTCCTTCACTCTCGCCCTAAACTCACTCAGGAAAAGTGCCATCAACTTGCCGGGGCCTCTCAAGAATTGGATAGGGTTTAATTCCTTCTGGTATTCACACCAAATGCTGGGATTGGCATATATGCTCTTCATCATACACGGTTTTTTCTTAATATTTCAGGATCAATGGTACAAGAAGACG ACATGGATGTATGTATCAGTTCCAGTATTATTGTATGCAACTGAACGTTTGGTCACACTTCTTCAAGAATATTCACACCCTGTCTCTGTCATTAAG GCGATAACTTATACAGGAAATGTTCTCGCACTGTACTTGAGCAAACCTCCAGGATTCAAGTACGAAAGTGGAATGTACATGTTTCTCAAGTGTCCTGATCTATCAAATTTCGAATG GCATCCTTTCACCATCACTTCTGCCCCGGGAGATGATTACTTGAGTGTCCACATCCGAGCTCTGGGAGACTGGACTACAGAGCTCAGAAACATCTTCTCTGAG GTCAGCAGTCAGCTTCAATGTACTCAGACTACTAGAAAAGGAACCCTTATTAGAACAGAAACTAGAGTGAAATCAAAAAAGCATGAACTTGAAGGAAACTACGATCCTGAACAACCAGT ATATCCGAAGATTGTAGTAAAGGGACCCTTTGGAGCCCCTGCTCAGAATTACACCAAGTATGACATCTTATTGCTCATAGGTCTTGGAATTGGAGCAACTCCTTTCATCAGCATCGCAAAAGATATCATAAACCGTATAAGCTATAGATATGGTCAAAGGCCT TTAACTTATGCAGGAGTCAGCACATGGCAGTGA
- the LOC112202343 gene encoding putative respiratory burst oxidase homolog protein H isoform X3, whose product MNISENEGKEDPSKWGLQNIEIDPMVEAPLNHSNDTALKRTNSSVRRRNAFQGNVRGGMGRIRSLHFLNIKGKESDAWKPMEKRFNQYAVDNRLSRDNFGTCIGMGGRESKDFAGQLFDALCRRRRINVNDGITCEEFRLFWEDLTNEDSEARLQIFFDMCDKNGDGKLSEEEVTEVIVLSASTNKLANLKQQAASYAALIMEELDPDHLGYIEMWQLETLLREMAMAETEVKPKLCKKTQTLARAMIPRRYRNPMSKFVSTTTEHVYENWRKIWVISLWLAVNVGLFAWKYRQYQKNPLFKIMGRCLCFAKGAAETLKFNMALILIPVCRGTLTVLRSTFLSNLIPFDDNINFHKLIALGITIGTGIHGIVHLTCDFPRLISCPRGQFLDIAGRYFNSVQPSYMDLVTTTPGITGIIIIVIMAFSFTLALNSLRKSAINLPGPLKNWIGFNSFWYSHQMLGLAYMLFIIHGFFLIFQDQWYKKTTWMYVSVPVLLYATERLVTLLQEYSHPVSVIKAITYTGNVLALYLSKPPGFKYESGMYMFLKCPDLSNFEWHPFTITSAPGDDYLSVHIRALGDWTTELRNIFSEVSSQLQCTQTTRKGTLIRTETRVKSKKHELEGNYDPEQPVYPKIVVKGPFGAPAQNYTKYDILLLIGLGIGATPFISIAKDIINRISYRYGQRPIS is encoded by the exons ATGAACATCTCAgaaaatgaaggtaaggaggaCCCATCAAAATGGGGGCTTCAAAACATCGAAATTGATCCCATGGTTGAGGCGCCTTTAAATCATTCCAATGACACTGCATTGAAAAGGACCAATAGCAGTGTCAGGAGGAGAAATGCGTTTCAGGGAAATGTTCGTGGTGGCATGGGAAGGATTAGGAGCCTACATTTTCTTAATATCAAAGGGAAGGAATCAGATGCTTGGAAGCCTATGGAGAAGCGCTTTAATCAATATGCAGTTGATAATAGGCTGAGTAGGGACAACTTTGGGACCTGCATTG GAATGGGTGGACGAGAATCGAAGGACTTTGCAGGCCAACTGTTTGATGCATTatgtaggaggaggaggataaATGTAAACGATGGGATTACTTGTGAAGAATTCAGGTTGTTTTGGGAAGACTTGACTAATGAAGACTCCGAAGCCCGGCTTCAGATATTCTTTGACAT GTGTGACAAGAACGGTGACGGGAAGCTGTCGGAGGAGGAGGTGACGGAG GTTATAGTTTTGAGTGCCTCCACGAACAAGTTGGCAAATCTTAAACAGCAAGCAGCATCATATGCAGCTTTGATCATGGAAGAGCTTGATCCTGACCACCTCGGATATATAGAG ATGTGGCAGTTAGAAACTCTACTTAGGGAAATGGCAATGGCTGAGACTGAAGTAAAACCAAAACTTTGCAAGAAAACCCAGACTCTCGCAAGAGCCATGATTCCCAGAAGATACAGGAATCCTATGAGCAAATTCGTATCTACTACCACAGAACATGTTTATGAAAACTGGAGGAAAATATGGGTTATTTCGTTGTGGTTAGCAGTAAACGTGGGCCTCTTTGCTTGGAAATACCGCCAGTACCAGAAAAATCCGTTATTCAAAATCATGGGTCGATGCCTCTGCTTTGCAAAGGGTGCTGCTGAGACCCTCAAGTTCAACATGGCTCTCATTCTCATTCCAGTTTGTAGGGGAACTCTTACAGTCCTTAGATCAACATTTTTAAGTAACTTGATCCCTTTTGATGACAATATCAATTTCCATAAGTTGATTGCATTGGGGATAACAATCGGGACTGGTATACATGGAATCGTGCATCTAACTTGCGATTTTCCAAGATTGATTTCATGTCCAAGGGGTCAGTTCTTGGACATTGCCGGGCGTTATTTCAATTCTGTGCAGCCAAGTTACATGGATCTGGTTACAACTACTCCAGGCATAACTGGGATTATCATAATTGTTATAATGGCATTTTCCTTCACTCTCGCCCTAAACTCACTCAGGAAAAGTGCCATCAACTTGCCGGGGCCTCTCAAGAATTGGATAGGGTTTAATTCCTTCTGGTATTCACACCAAATGCTGGGATTGGCATATATGCTCTTCATCATACACGGTTTTTTCTTAATATTTCAGGATCAATGGTACAAGAAGACG ACATGGATGTATGTATCAGTTCCAGTATTATTGTATGCAACTGAACGTTTGGTCACACTTCTTCAAGAATATTCACACCCTGTCTCTGTCATTAAG GCGATAACTTATACAGGAAATGTTCTCGCACTGTACTTGAGCAAACCTCCAGGATTCAAGTACGAAAGTGGAATGTACATGTTTCTCAAGTGTCCTGATCTATCAAATTTCGAATG GCATCCTTTCACCATCACTTCTGCCCCGGGAGATGATTACTTGAGTGTCCACATCCGAGCTCTGGGAGACTGGACTACAGAGCTCAGAAACATCTTCTCTGAG GTCAGCAGTCAGCTTCAATGTACTCAGACTACTAGAAAAGGAACCCTTATTAGAACAGAAACTAGAGTGAAATCAAAAAAGCATGAACTTGAAGGAAACTACGATCCTGAACAACCAGT ATATCCGAAGATTGTAGTAAAGGGACCCTTTGGAGCCCCTGCTCAGAATTACACCAAGTATGACATCTTATTGCTCATAGGTCTTGGAATTGGAGCAACTCCTTTCATCAGCATCGCAAAAGATATCATAAACCGTATAAGCTATAGATATGGTCAAAGGCCT ATTAGTTAA